The Herminiimonas arsenitoxidans genome window below encodes:
- the hpnE gene encoding hydroxysqualene dehydroxylase HpnE — protein MTEAKKIAVIGAGWAGCSAAVELAIAGHAVTLFESSRTLGGRARAVEIQGKLLDNGQHILLGAYTETLRLLKTIGVAANDALLRLPLQMRYPSGCDGMDFVAPRLPAPFHLFAALLRTTGLSGADKMALARFSTTARWMDWRLHTDCSVSELLERFDQTERLIKLMWQPLCIAALNTPPERASAQVFLNVLRDSLGAARTASDMLIPRTNLTSLLPQQAAAFIEQKKGFVKAGASVQKITASDQQWLLTLKNEESTKELFDGVVIATQATTAAALLTGSEAEVPAFDYEPITTCYLQYPVGTRLTAPFYALTDDATQGVWGQFVFDRGQLDASQDGLLAVVVSVSTAATELGQEALSAAIAAQLASSLQMPQLAQPQWSKVISEKRATFSCTPGLQRPEEKTVFPHLVLAGDYLASDYPATLESAVRSGVKAATLLKQHFA, from the coding sequence ATGACTGAAGCAAAAAAAATTGCTGTTATCGGCGCTGGCTGGGCAGGTTGCTCAGCGGCGGTTGAACTGGCAATTGCCGGACACGCAGTAACACTATTCGAATCATCACGTACCTTGGGCGGCCGCGCGCGCGCCGTCGAGATTCAAGGCAAGTTGCTAGACAACGGGCAGCACATCCTGCTCGGCGCTTATACCGAAACGCTGCGTCTGTTAAAAACCATAGGTGTGGCAGCAAACGACGCACTGCTACGCCTGCCACTGCAAATGCGCTATCCATCCGGCTGTGACGGCATGGACTTTGTGGCACCGCGCCTACCGGCTCCTTTTCATCTGTTTGCCGCATTGTTGCGTACTACCGGCTTGAGCGGCGCAGACAAGATGGCGCTCGCACGTTTTTCCACTACCGCACGCTGGATGGATTGGCGCTTGCATACCGATTGCAGCGTAAGCGAATTGCTGGAGCGTTTCGACCAAACCGAGCGTCTGATCAAGTTGATGTGGCAACCGCTCTGCATAGCGGCACTCAATACACCGCCGGAACGCGCGTCTGCGCAAGTATTTCTGAATGTATTGCGAGATAGCCTCGGTGCTGCGCGTACCGCGTCCGATATGCTGATCCCGCGCACAAACCTGACATCCTTGCTGCCGCAACAAGCCGCTGCTTTTATTGAGCAAAAGAAAGGTTTCGTCAAAGCAGGAGCTAGCGTACAAAAAATAACTGCCAGTGATCAACAGTGGCTGCTCACGCTGAAAAACGAAGAATCGACTAAAGAATTATTTGACGGCGTCGTCATAGCAACGCAGGCGACGACAGCAGCGGCATTATTGACTGGATCGGAAGCAGAAGTCCCAGCGTTCGACTACGAACCGATCACTACCTGCTATTTGCAATATCCGGTAGGAACGCGACTCACCGCACCTTTCTATGCATTGACGGACGATGCGACTCAAGGAGTTTGGGGGCAATTTGTATTTGATCGCGGACAACTAGATGCAAGCCAGGATGGCTTGCTTGCGGTGGTAGTCAGCGTATCAACAGCAGCGACTGAGTTGGGGCAGGAAGCATTGTCTGCAGCGATTGCAGCACAACTGGCCAGCTCGCTACAAATGCCACAATTGGCGCAGCCGCAATGGAGCAAGGTCATTTCAGAAAAACGCGCAACGTTTTCCTGTACGCCGGGCTTGCAACGTCCGGAAGAAAAAACCGTATTCCCTCATCTCGTTCTCGCCGGCGATTATCTGGCCAGCGATTATCCGGCGACGCTGGAATCTGCAGTACGCAGCGGTGTTAAAGCCGCTACCTTACTGAAACAGCATTTCGCTTGA
- the radA gene encoding DNA repair protein RadA produces the protein MAKAKTNYTCSECGGVTNKWGGQCPACGTWNTLVETVIESGSNRFSTQHQGLAQTAPVLSLADIEAIDVPRFGTGIEEFDRVLGGGLVAGGVVLIGGDPGIGKSTLLLQALANLSRIKKVLYVSGEESGAQIALRAKRLAVDAKDLKLQAEIQLEKILNTLAEHKPDVAVIDSIQTVYSDALSSAPGSVAQVRECAAQLTRIAKQTGVTIIMVGHVTKEGALAGPRVLEHIVDTVLYFEGDTHSSFRLVRAIKNRFGAVNELGVFAMTEKGLKGVSNPSALFLSQHDNPVPGACVMVTQEGTRPLLVEIQALVDTSHLPNARRLSVGLEQNRLAMLLAVLHRHAGIAAFDQDVFINAVGGVKITEPAADLAVLLAIHSSMRSRPLPRGLVVFGEVGLAGEIRPAPRGQERLREAAKLGFSLALIPKSNMPKQKIEGLTVIGVERIDEALNRVREHE, from the coding sequence ATGGCAAAAGCCAAAACCAATTACACCTGCAGCGAATGTGGCGGCGTTACCAACAAATGGGGCGGACAATGCCCAGCCTGCGGCACCTGGAATACGCTGGTCGAAACCGTCATTGAATCAGGCTCGAATCGTTTTTCTACGCAGCATCAAGGTCTGGCGCAAACTGCGCCGGTGTTGAGTCTGGCGGACATCGAAGCGATAGACGTGCCGCGTTTTGGTACCGGTATTGAGGAATTCGATCGCGTGCTGGGTGGTGGATTAGTCGCCGGCGGCGTGGTGCTGATAGGCGGCGATCCTGGCATTGGTAAATCGACCTTGCTGTTGCAAGCCTTGGCCAATCTTTCACGCATCAAGAAAGTTTTATATGTCAGCGGCGAAGAGTCTGGTGCGCAGATCGCATTGCGCGCGAAACGTCTGGCTGTCGATGCCAAGGATCTGAAGTTGCAGGCTGAGATCCAGCTGGAAAAAATTCTGAACACGCTGGCTGAGCACAAGCCGGATGTGGCGGTAATCGACTCCATTCAAACCGTGTACTCCGATGCACTGAGTTCAGCACCGGGTTCTGTTGCACAGGTGCGTGAATGTGCTGCGCAATTGACGCGCATCGCCAAGCAAACAGGTGTGACCATCATCATGGTTGGACACGTGACGAAAGAGGGCGCGTTGGCAGGGCCGCGCGTGCTAGAACATATTGTCGATACGGTGCTGTATTTTGAAGGCGATACACACTCCAGCTTCCGCCTGGTGCGTGCGATCAAGAATCGTTTTGGCGCAGTTAATGAATTAGGCGTTTTCGCGATGACGGAAAAAGGCTTGAAAGGTGTCTCCAACCCTTCGGCACTTTTCCTCTCGCAACATGACAATCCTGTGCCTGGTGCTTGCGTGATGGTGACGCAAGAAGGTACGCGTCCATTATTGGTAGAGATACAGGCCTTGGTCGATACCTCGCACTTGCCGAATGCGCGACGTCTTTCTGTTGGTCTAGAACAAAATCGTTTGGCAATGCTGCTGGCAGTCCTGCATCGTCACGCAGGTATCGCAGCGTTTGATCAAGATGTTTTCATCAATGCAGTGGGCGGTGTAAAAATTACAGAGCCGGCAGCCGATCTGGCAGTTTTGCTGGCGATACATTCATCGATGCGTAGCCGGCCTTTGCCGCGTGGTTTGGTGGTGTTTGGTGAGGTCGGTCTGGCTGGCGAGATTCGTCCTGCGCCGCGTGGTCAGGAGCGTTTGCGTGAAGCGGCCAAGCTGGGATTTTCTCTCGCATTGATTCCAAAATCGAATATGCCCAAGCAAAAAATTGAAGGCTTGACCGTCATCGGTGTGGAACGCATTGATGAAGCCTTGAACCGTGTGCGCGAACACGAATAG
- the alr gene encoding alanine racemase: MPRPLVATIDINALRTNLERAKKCAPRSKVWAVVKANAYGHGLERSIRGFADADGLGLIELDGAAKLRQLGWRKRILLLEGFFGPSDLITISDYQLDTVVHCAEQLVMLEKAKLTTKIDVYLKMNSGMNRLGFTPQHYRAAYERLRAIPAVRDISFVTHFANAEDPNNAGLSLGEQLRRFYAATEGLPGERCLSNSAADLMHPECAADWVRPGIMLYGGTPGDATAQDFGLLPAMTLNSEIIGIQHIVAGDAVGYGSAFVADKPMTIGVVACGYADGYPRQAPTGTPVVVDGVKTQLVGRVSMDMITVDLTSIATARVGSKVTLWGNGLPIDDVANAAGTVGYELMCAIAPRVQIVELN; the protein is encoded by the coding sequence ATGCCTAGACCGCTTGTTGCCACCATTGATATTAACGCTTTGCGAACCAATTTGGAACGTGCGAAAAAGTGTGCGCCACGTTCCAAAGTATGGGCCGTCGTCAAGGCGAATGCTTATGGCCATGGTTTGGAACGTAGCATACGCGGTTTTGCCGATGCGGATGGATTAGGTTTGATCGAATTGGATGGTGCGGCAAAGTTGCGACAACTTGGTTGGCGCAAACGCATTTTGTTGCTGGAAGGTTTTTTTGGCCCCTCCGATCTGATAACCATCTCTGATTACCAGCTGGATACGGTTGTGCATTGTGCTGAGCAGTTAGTTATGTTGGAAAAAGCCAAGCTAACGACAAAAATTGATGTTTATCTCAAGATGAACAGCGGTATGAATCGCCTGGGTTTTACACCGCAACACTACCGCGCTGCTTATGAGCGCTTGCGCGCAATACCTGCTGTGCGCGATATCTCTTTCGTCACACATTTCGCCAATGCGGAAGATCCGAACAATGCAGGGTTGAGCTTGGGCGAACAACTGCGACGTTTTTATGCGGCGACGGAAGGTTTGCCAGGCGAAAGATGTTTGTCCAATTCAGCAGCAGATTTGATGCATCCGGAATGTGCTGCGGATTGGGTCCGTCCCGGCATCATGCTTTATGGTGGAACTCCCGGCGACGCAACAGCACAGGACTTCGGTTTGCTGCCGGCCATGACCTTGAACAGTGAAATTATCGGCATACAGCATATCGTTGCTGGCGATGCGGTTGGCTATGGCAGTGCTTTTGTTGCAGACAAGCCGATGACGATAGGCGTGGTGGCTTGCGGTTATGCCGATGGTTATCCAAGACAGGCGCCGACAGGTACACCGGTTGTTGTCGATGGCGTGAAGACACAACTTGTCGGACGTGTTTCGATGGATATGATTACCGTCGATCTCACTTCGATAGCTACTGCACGTGTCGGTAGCAAGGTCACCTTGTGGGGAAATGGCTTGCCTATCGATGACGTGGCGAATGCGGCAGGCACAGTCGGTTATGAATTGATGTGCGCGATTGCACCACGCGTACAAATCGTTGAACTCAACTAA
- the lplT gene encoding lysophospholipid transporter LplT, with protein sequence MNRGFYTIMAAQFFSSLADNALLIAAIALLTVMKSPEWMTPLLKLFFVLSYVLLAAFVGAFADALPKGRVMFITNLIKIFGCGMMFFDVHPLFAYAVVGFGAAAYSPAKYGILTELLPAEKLVAANGWIEGLTVSSIILGTVMGGALINPQLAAKLLAFDFPIINFGIDTPAEAALCIITVSYLLAALFNLRIPDTGARYPHQERNPIKLIGDFANCFTTLWKDRLGQISLAVTTLFWGAGATLQFIVLKWAEQSLNMPLDKAAILQGIVAVGVAVGAIAAARFVPLKKSLSVMPLGVIMGLVVIVMTMVHNVWLAYPLLVLVGALSGYFVVPMNALLQHRGHVLMSAGHSIAVQNFNENLSVLTMLLLYALMVKLNLNINIVIVLFGMSVSGIMLLIMRRHAANQREHDSLSLIGEPKH encoded by the coding sequence ATGAATCGCGGTTTTTATACCATCATGGCGGCGCAGTTTTTTTCTTCGCTCGCCGACAACGCCCTCCTAATAGCGGCCATAGCCTTATTAACGGTAATGAAGTCACCCGAATGGATGACTCCATTACTAAAGCTATTCTTTGTCCTGTCTTATGTATTACTTGCCGCTTTTGTCGGCGCTTTTGCAGACGCATTGCCCAAAGGGCGCGTCATGTTCATCACCAACCTGATCAAGATCTTCGGTTGCGGCATGATGTTCTTCGATGTACATCCCCTATTCGCTTATGCTGTGGTCGGTTTTGGTGCTGCTGCTTACTCGCCAGCCAAATACGGAATTTTGACCGAGTTATTACCAGCTGAAAAACTGGTTGCAGCCAATGGCTGGATTGAAGGCCTCACCGTTTCCTCGATTATTCTGGGTACCGTGATGGGTGGCGCGTTGATCAACCCTCAGCTCGCCGCCAAATTACTTGCCTTTGACTTCCCCATCATCAATTTCGGCATCGATACACCAGCAGAAGCCGCTCTGTGCATCATTACAGTTTCTTATCTACTTGCAGCACTCTTTAATCTCCGTATCCCTGATACCGGCGCCCGCTACCCTCATCAAGAACGCAATCCGATCAAGTTAATTGGTGATTTTGCCAATTGCTTCACCACTTTGTGGAAAGACAGGCTCGGACAAATCTCGCTCGCGGTCACCACTTTGTTCTGGGGTGCTGGTGCAACATTGCAATTCATCGTGTTGAAATGGGCGGAACAATCCCTGAACATGCCTCTAGACAAGGCAGCCATTCTGCAAGGCATTGTTGCCGTTGGCGTCGCAGTCGGTGCGATTGCAGCGGCCCGTTTTGTTCCGTTAAAGAAATCGCTATCTGTCATGCCGCTCGGCGTCATCATGGGATTGGTCGTCATCGTCATGACGATGGTGCATAACGTTTGGCTGGCGTATCCGCTGCTGGTGCTGGTAGGCGCGCTATCTGGTTATTTTGTCGTGCCTATGAATGCCTTGTTGCAGCATCGCGGTCACGTGTTGATGAGTGCGGGACACTCCATCGCAGTACAGAATTTCAATGAGAATCTGTCAGTGCTGACTATGCTCTTGCTTTACGCACTGATGGTCAAACTGAATCTGAATATCAATATCGTCATCGTTCTGTTCGGCATGTCCGTCTCCGGCATCATGCTCCTGATCATGCGCAGACACGCAGCCAATCAACGTGAGCACGACTCCTTGTCGCTCATAGGCGAACCCAAACACTAA
- a CDS encoding DUF1853 family protein produces MPPGKTAKLADSFQHQFHQRWGHLNDIHVRALAWLLDAPDLLDPLAPQWQGKIATLEGSLPDDIADWLLTLDQQPDALHRYLDVQAFTRLGRYAEKLMAFYFEYRGILAAHGVQVRAGKNSTIGEFDFLLRIEGQLLHWEFATKFYLLESSGAGEDADYFVGPNLADTLGAKMHKILDRQLLLSQHPAAQVHLPTPVSQAQALVKGWLFYHSADEADAIAFGTHSEHCRGFWCALNEMERVQAERYAVLPRLHWLAPAKLAPNQTMDKQALQDLLAKHFVDDTMPVLVVLLEVEGESAIETSRGFIVPIDWRTRAGQRIKLVHPLT; encoded by the coding sequence ATACCGCCAGGGAAAACGGCTAAGTTGGCCGATTCTTTCCAACACCAATTTCACCAGCGTTGGGGCCATCTCAACGATATACATGTGCGCGCACTGGCATGGTTGCTGGATGCACCTGATCTGCTCGACCCGCTAGCACCACAATGGCAGGGCAAGATCGCCACGTTGGAAGGCAGCTTGCCGGACGATATCGCTGATTGGTTGCTGACACTTGATCAGCAGCCTGACGCTCTGCATCGCTACTTGGACGTACAGGCTTTTACGCGTTTGGGGCGTTATGCAGAAAAGCTGATGGCTTTCTACTTCGAGTATCGCGGCATACTTGCGGCGCATGGAGTTCAGGTCAGAGCGGGGAAGAACAGCACGATAGGTGAATTCGATTTTCTATTGCGGATAGAGGGTCAACTTTTGCATTGGGAATTTGCCACCAAGTTTTATCTGCTGGAATCCAGCGGTGCTGGTGAAGATGCTGATTATTTTGTCGGTCCTAATCTGGCAGATACGCTGGGTGCAAAAATGCACAAGATACTGGATCGCCAGCTCTTGCTATCGCAACATCCGGCAGCACAAGTACATCTTCCAACTCCTGTAAGCCAGGCACAAGCTTTGGTAAAAGGATGGTTGTTTTATCACAGCGCTGATGAGGCTGATGCGATTGCATTCGGGACTCACAGCGAGCATTGCCGCGGATTCTGGTGTGCGTTGAATGAGATGGAACGCGTGCAAGCGGAGCGCTATGCAGTTTTGCCGCGTTTGCATTGGTTGGCTCCGGCAAAATTGGCACCGAACCAAACAATGGACAAACAGGCTTTGCAGGATTTGCTGGCCAAGCACTTTGTCGATGACACGATGCCAGTATTGGTTGTTCTACTGGAGGTGGAGGGCGAGAGTGCGATTGAAACAAGCCGCGGATTTATCGTGCCCATCGATTGGCGCACTCGCGCTGGGCAGCGGATAAAACTGGTTCATCCGCTTACCTAG
- a CDS encoding uracil-DNA glycosylase, with product MSNQDRRTAFLHEMGLGPVWSQRAAVLQTLEHEPVLLMASAETVEISVPVAAPVPQQRAAEPTLSAWGDETPAAPATVPMTAAVSAVVKPASDVANMGWEQLKEVVSNCTECGLCKGRTQTVFGIGDQKAKWLFVGEGPGRNEDFQGEPFVGPAGKLLDNMFISMGLKRGENAYIANIVKCRPTDANKRDRPPTAEEVDACMPYLQRQIALINPTVIVALGKTAALSLLKLDPATPVSKLRGTVHRYDEIPVVVTYHPAYLLRSLKDKSKAWADLCLAMQTYTARENG from the coding sequence ATGAGCAATCAAGATCGTCGTACGGCATTCCTGCATGAAATGGGATTGGGGCCAGTTTGGTCGCAACGTGCGGCTGTATTGCAAACACTCGAGCATGAGCCTGTACTGTTGATGGCAAGTGCGGAGACGGTAGAAATTTCTGTGCCAGTTGCCGCTCCAGTGCCGCAGCAACGTGCTGCCGAGCCGACGCTATCGGCCTGGGGCGATGAGACTCCGGCCGCGCCTGCAACTGTACCTATGACTGCAGCCGTCAGTGCAGTGGTGAAACCCGCTAGTGATGTCGCCAATATGGGTTGGGAGCAGTTGAAAGAGGTTGTTAGCAATTGCACGGAATGCGGTCTATGCAAAGGGCGTACGCAAACTGTATTCGGCATCGGTGACCAAAAAGCAAAATGGTTATTTGTCGGAGAAGGCCCAGGCCGGAATGAGGATTTTCAAGGCGAGCCCTTCGTCGGTCCTGCCGGAAAATTGCTCGACAATATGTTCATCTCAATGGGCTTGAAGCGTGGCGAGAATGCCTATATCGCCAATATCGTGAAATGCCGACCGACCGATGCGAACAAACGCGATCGCCCACCTACAGCCGAAGAAGTCGATGCTTGCATGCCATATCTGCAACGACAAATCGCCTTGATCAATCCAACCGTGATTGTTGCGCTTGGCAAGACGGCAGCTCTGTCCTTGCTGAAGCTGGATCCGGCAACGCCAGTCAGCAAGTTGCGCGGCACAGTGCATCGTTACGACGAGATACCTGTTGTCGTAACTTATCATCCGGCTTATTTATTGCGTAGCCTCAAAGACAAGAGCAAGGCCTGGGCGGATTTGTGCCTGGCTATGCAAACTTATACCGCCAGGGAAAACGGCTAA
- the rimI gene encoding ribosomal protein S18-alanine N-acetyltransferase: MSSVQSPIPHFESGSSALKLYFYRMQPTDISDVLAIENDVYPFPWTRGNFLDSINSGYETWILRDGSGALNGYFLLMPSFDEAHLLNITVHRDLHGKGIGLLLLNKAKAVAMERKLEAILLEVRPSNTRAEKIYQRYGFTRIGVRKGYYPAPNNQREDALVMKLAL, encoded by the coding sequence ATGAGTTCTGTGCAAAGTCCTATTCCTCATTTTGAATCTGGTTCATCTGCGCTCAAGCTCTATTTTTATCGCATGCAGCCGACTGATATCAGTGATGTACTGGCGATTGAAAACGATGTTTATCCATTTCCATGGACGCGCGGGAATTTTCTTGATTCCATTAATAGTGGATACGAAACATGGATATTGCGCGATGGTTCCGGCGCATTGAATGGCTATTTTTTATTGATGCCTTCGTTCGATGAGGCGCATCTGTTGAACATTACAGTGCATCGTGATCTGCATGGAAAAGGCATAGGGCTTTTGCTGTTAAATAAGGCGAAAGCAGTTGCGATGGAGAGAAAGCTGGAAGCGATCTTGCTGGAAGTTCGTCCGTCGAATACGCGCGCAGAAAAAATTTATCAACGCTATGGGTTTACCCGTATCGGCGTTCGCAAGGGTTATTATCCTGCGCCCAATAATCAGCGTGAAGATGCGCTAGTCATGAAGTTAGCCCTATGA
- the tsaB gene encoding tRNA (adenosine(37)-N6)-threonylcarbamoyltransferase complex dimerization subunit type 1 TsaB, with the protein MSTILAIETSSELASAALLCNGITTSREAAGVTTHSQSILPMVQALLADASIALSDCDAIAFGAGPGSFTGVRTACGIAQGLAYGADKPLLPTVTLLALAQACREQTGASDVLAVLDARMGEVYWAQYRFVAEWQIVIPPTLSAAVDVLPQGEAIACGNGLQAYAADFAARSFFANSLKDMLPHAVQIATLGAAAFAQGLGVSASAAEPLYLRNKVALTTSERLEKAAKEAA; encoded by the coding sequence ATGTCTACTATTCTCGCTATCGAAACATCCTCTGAGCTGGCATCGGCTGCCTTGTTGTGCAATGGCATAACGACGAGCAGAGAGGCCGCCGGTGTCACTACGCATTCGCAAAGTATCTTGCCTATGGTGCAGGCTTTGCTGGCGGATGCCAGCATTGCATTGAGCGATTGTGATGCGATTGCTTTCGGTGCAGGACCTGGTTCATTCACCGGTGTGCGTACTGCTTGTGGTATTGCGCAAGGTTTGGCGTATGGCGCAGACAAGCCATTACTGCCGACGGTTACATTGCTGGCACTGGCACAAGCTTGTCGCGAACAAACCGGCGCATCCGATGTGCTTGCTGTTTTGGACGCACGCATGGGAGAAGTGTATTGGGCGCAGTATCGCTTTGTTGCCGAGTGGCAGATCGTCATTCCGCCGACTTTGTCTGCTGCAGTTGATGTATTGCCGCAGGGAGAGGCCATCGCATGCGGTAATGGCTTGCAGGCTTATGCTGCAGATTTCGCTGCGCGTTCATTTTTTGCGAATAGCTTGAAAGATATGTTGCCGCATGCAGTGCAGATTGCAACATTGGGTGCAGCTGCATTTGCTCAAGGACTGGGCGTATCTGCCAGCGCGGCAGAGCCGCTGTATCTGCGCAACAAGGTAGCGCTGACAACGAGCGAACGTCTGGAAAAGGCTGCAAAGGAGGCTGCATGA
- a CDS encoding thioredoxin family protein: protein MPSITLEPENQQQLAQRMKDDVWVVACLCAAWCDVCTNYRPGFDELASQHPDKLFVWIDIEDRADLVGDFDVENFPTLLIQRGDDVVFYGTTMPDHRIAHRLVTSHAEKSASERKTQTQSSAEYKEWQLERNLRQALTQA from the coding sequence ATGCCAAGCATCACACTAGAACCGGAAAACCAGCAGCAGTTAGCGCAGCGCATGAAAGACGACGTATGGGTCGTGGCATGTCTGTGCGCGGCTTGGTGCGACGTCTGCACAAACTATCGCCCAGGATTTGACGAACTGGCGTCACAACACCCTGACAAGCTCTTCGTCTGGATTGATATCGAGGATCGCGCCGACCTCGTGGGCGACTTCGATGTAGAGAACTTTCCTACGCTGTTAATTCAGCGTGGTGACGATGTCGTCTTTTATGGCACGACGATGCCCGACCATCGCATTGCGCATCGCCTCGTCACTTCTCACGCAGAGAAAAGCGCATCTGAACGCAAGACACAAACTCAAAGCAGCGCTGAATATAAAGAGTGGCAGTTGGAACGCAATCTACGACAAGCATTGACACAAGCTTGA
- a CDS encoding cold-shock protein, translating to MATGIVKWFNDSKGFGFITPDEGGEDLFAHFSAIQSSGFKSLQENQRVSFEVTAGPKGKQASNIQPI from the coding sequence ATGGCAACTGGTATCGTAAAATGGTTCAATGATTCGAAGGGCTTCGGCTTTATTACACCTGACGAAGGCGGCGAAGATTTGTTCGCTCACTTCTCGGCAATTCAGTCGAGCGGCTTCAAATCACTGCAAGAGAACCAACGCGTTTCTTTTGAAGTGACTGCTGGCCCTAAAGGCAAGCAAGCTTCGAACATTCAGCCTATCTAA
- the zapE gene encoding cell division protein ZapE codes for MNVREFYDQALSQRGFIADESQLNAVNRLQQAYDEWVEYKAQRANAFLRFLRPPEIPRGIYMWGGVGRGKSFLMDSFYSVVPLVRKTRVHFHEFMRSVHRELDELKMIANPLDEVAKRIAKKYRLICFDEFHVIDIADAMILYNLFKALFENGVSFIITSNFHPDTLYPDGLHRDRMLPTIELLKEKLDIVNVDSGNDYRKRALEQVDAYYWPLNEKSSEAMRVAFARIAETVDENPHLRIEGRDIQALRRAGGVIWFDFATLCGGPRSQNDYLELASRFHTLFLSDVPVMSAGMSSAVRRFIWLVDVLYDHKIKLLISAEVPMEELYTDGAQIAEFQRTVSRLIEMQSSEYMEAERRHEGNSIL; via the coding sequence ATGAATGTTCGCGAATTTTATGATCAGGCTTTGTCGCAACGTGGATTCATTGCCGATGAATCGCAGCTCAATGCCGTCAATCGTTTGCAGCAAGCATACGACGAATGGGTAGAGTACAAGGCGCAGCGCGCCAATGCCTTTTTACGTTTTTTGCGACCACCGGAAATTCCACGCGGCATCTATATGTGGGGCGGTGTCGGCCGCGGCAAATCCTTCCTGATGGATAGTTTTTATTCGGTGGTGCCACTGGTACGCAAGACGCGTGTGCACTTCCATGAATTCATGCGCAGCGTCCATCGTGAGCTGGATGAGCTAAAGATGATAGCCAATCCGCTGGATGAGGTGGCGAAGCGGATTGCCAAGAAGTATCGCCTGATTTGTTTCGATGAGTTCCACGTCATCGATATCGCTGATGCGATGATTCTCTACAATCTGTTCAAGGCACTGTTTGAAAACGGTGTGTCTTTCATCATCACCTCGAATTTTCATCCAGACACCTTGTACCCAGATGGATTGCATAGAGATCGCATGTTGCCGACCATCGAATTACTGAAAGAAAAACTCGATATCGTTAATGTCGATAGTGGCAATGATTATCGCAAGCGTGCATTGGAGCAGGTTGATGCCTATTACTGGCCGCTGAATGAAAAGTCGAGTGAAGCAATGCGTGTTGCGTTTGCGCGCATCGCTGAAACTGTCGATGAAAATCCGCATCTGAGAATTGAAGGGCGTGATATCCAGGCCTTGCGACGCGCCGGCGGTGTAATATGGTTTGACTTCGCGACGCTGTGTGGTGGGCCACGCTCGCAAAATGATTATCTTGAACTGGCCAGCCGTTTCCATACGCTTTTTTTATCTGATGTCCCGGTTATGTCAGCAGGTATGTCTTCGGCAGTACGGCGCTTTATCTGGTTGGTGGACGTATTGTATGACCACAAGATTAAGTTACTGATATCGGCCGAGGTGCCGATGGAGGAGTTGTATACTGATGGTGCTCAGATTGCTGAATTTCAACGTACCGTTTCGCGCTTGATCGAGATGCAATCATCCGAATACATGGAAGCCGAGCGTCGCCATGAGGGCAATTCAATTTTGTAA